In Exiguobacterium acetylicum, the genomic stretch AGTAACTCAAGGATTGAGTCCGTCGTCTTCGGATCGAGTGCACTCGTTGCCTCGTCACATAAGAGAACATCCGGGTTCGATGCCAGTGCCCGAGCGATACCGACACGTTGCTTTTGACCACCGGATAATTGCGACGGATAGGCTTTTTCGCGTCCATCCAAACCAACGAGTTGGATCAGTTCCGCAACCCGTTCCTTACGGTGTGCTTTCGGGAAGCCACCGAGTTCGAGTGGGAACATGATGTTCTCTTCAACCGTCCGTGACCATAGTAAGTTGAAGTGCTGAAAGACCATCGAGACATTCTTGCGGACGCCTCGTAATTCCTTAGGTTTGAGTGATGTCATTTCAACACCATCGATTTGGATCGAACCACTCGTTGGTGCCTCGAGCATATTCAGCAATCGGATCAAGGTCGATTTCCCTGCTCCGGAATAACCGATTATTCCAAAAATTTCACCGCGCTCGATTGTCAGATCGACATTCGCGACGGCTTCGACCGCTCCGCGCTTTGAGCGATAAATCTTTCCTACGTCTTGTAAACGAATCACAACTGTCCCTCCTAAAATAAAAAAAGTGCGCGCGTTTTAGAGCAAACGCGCGCACTTTCCAGTACACAAAACCATTTGCTCTCATCTCCCAGACTTTTGTCTGCTGGAATTAGCACCACTTCGGATTAGATCCGCGGTTGCCGGGTTTCATCGGGCCAGTCCCTCCACCACTCTCGATAAGAGTTTCGGTATTAAGTTTGTAGAATATATTCTGAATATTAGCAGGGGTTATTTTTGTTGTCAAACAGTTTTTTCAGAAACTTTTTCGAGGAACGTGAAAGCACGTGTTAAGTCTTCTTTCAAATCTTCCGCGTCTTCAAGTCCAACTGAAATCCGAACGAGACCGTCCGTGATACCGAGTTCTGCCCGACGTTCTGCTGGGATCGACGCGTGCGTCATCCGTGCAGGAACGGAAATCAGACTCTCGACGGCACCAAGACTCTCAGCGAGTGTGAAGAAGTGTGTCGCCTCGACGAGTTTTTCTGCGTTCGCTGCTGAACCGACATCAAAGCTGATCATCCCACCAAATCCAGTCGCTTGTTTCGCTTGAATCTCGTGACCAGGATGCGATGCAAGTCCCGGGTAGAAGATGTTCGAGACGATGTCTTGCGCTTGCAGGAACGCAACGAGATCATGGGCTGTCTCTTCGATCGCATCCATCCGTATACCGAGTGTACGAAGACCACGGACGAGCAAGAAGCTGTCTTGCGGTCCAAGCACGCCGCCTGTCGAGTTTTGAATGAAGTGAAGCTCTTCGCCGAGCGCATCATCTTTGACGACGACAAGTCCAGCGACGACGTCTGAGTGTCCGCCGATGTATTTCGTCGCACTGTGCAAGACGATGTCTGCACCGAGCGCGAGTGGTTGTTGATGATATGGAGTCGCGAACGTGTTATCGACGACGAGTTTAAGATCGTGACGTTTGGCAATCGTTGCGATGGCTGCGATGTCCGTAACTTTCAACAACGGGTTCGTCGGTGTTTCGACGTAGACGATCTTCGTGTTGTCTTGGATCGCTGCTTCCGTCGCTGCAAGGTCCGTCGTATCGACGAATGTCACTTCGATGTTGAACTTCGGTAAGACGCGTTGCATCAAGCGGAACGTACCACCGTAGACGTCATCTGTCATGACGATGTGGTCGCCAGACTCAAGCAAGTGGAAGACGGCATGGATCGCTGCCATCCCAGAACCGAAGGCAAAACCACGTGCACCGCCCTCGAGATCCGCAATCAATCGTTCGATGCTCGTCCGTGTTGGGTTCGCTGTCCGTGAGTATTCGTATCCGTCCTTGAGTTGACCGATTTTATCCTGTTTGTATGTGCTTGTTTGATAGATCGGCGGTGTGACGGCTCCTGTTGCCCGGTCGACACCTGTTCCTCCATGAATCAATGCTGTCTTCTTACGCATGAGTTTCGTCCACCTTTTCAAAGATTTGTTGGCTCAAGTAGCGTTCGGCACTGTCTGCGAAGACGGTGACGATCGTACTGCCGGGGTGACGCTTCGCGATATCAAGCGCAGCAACGAGCGCTGCACCTGCTGAACTACCGACGAGTAATCCTTCGCGAGCGGCGAGTGTATGAACCGCGTCAAATGCATCGCGGTCAGAAATCGTATGAATCTCGTCGACGAGTTCACGCGGAACGAGACTTGGCCATTTCGCTGTACCGATACCTTCTGTCTTATGCGGACCGGCTGGACCACCATTTAAGACGGAGCCTTCCGGTTCGACGATTGCTGCTTTTGTACCGAGACGTTGTTTTAAGAAGTCCGCTGTTCCGGCGAACGTACCACCTGAACCACAACCGGCAACGAACCAGTCGATGTGCGGCAAGTC encodes the following:
- a CDS encoding methionine ABC transporter ATP-binding protein, giving the protein MIRLQDVGKIYRSKRGAVEAVANVDLTIERGEIFGIIGYSGAGKSTLIRLLNMLEAPTSGSIQIDGVEMTSLKPKELRGVRKNVSMVFQHFNLLWSRTVEENIMFPLELGGFPKAHRKERVAELIQLVGLDGREKAYPSQLSGGQKQRVGIARALASNPDVLLCDEATSALDPKTTDSILELLVDINEKLKLTIVLITHEMHVIQKICHRVAVMEAGKIVEQGPVAEVFRHPKQAMTKEFVKQLTSPSENELTFAKLRERYPTGKIVQLTFVGSTAESPILAEVMKDSPVLFNIIGGNVGQSQEGALGTLFIQLIGETEATQAVITKLQASDVEVEVDHR
- a CDS encoding bifunctional cystathionine gamma-lyase/homocysteine desulfhydrase, whose product is MRKKTALIHGGTGVDRATGAVTPPIYQTSTYKQDKIGQLKDGYEYSRTANPTRTSIERLIADLEGGARGFAFGSGMAAIHAVFHLLESGDHIVMTDDVYGGTFRLMQRVLPKFNIEVTFVDTTDLAATEAAIQDNTKIVYVETPTNPLLKVTDIAAIATIAKRHDLKLVVDNTFATPYHQQPLALGADIVLHSATKYIGGHSDVVAGLVVVKDDALGEELHFIQNSTGGVLGPQDSFLLVRGLRTLGIRMDAIEETAHDLVAFLQAQDIVSNIFYPGLASHPGHEIQAKQATGFGGMISFDVGSAANAEKLVEATHFFTLAESLGAVESLISVPARMTHASIPAERRAELGITDGLVRISVGLEDAEDLKEDLTRAFTFLEKVSEKTV